The proteins below come from a single Aphanothece sacrum FPU1 genomic window:
- a CDS encoding DNA sulfur modification protein DndB encodes MTGFEYVLPVIRGIQAEQEYYVSMCPLGILPKLFPLPIQNIDPEKRTQRQINKGRLPKMTNYIVDNPQDYVFSAITATIDADTTFKPLGEVAEERKLGRLRIPMDGNLMIHDGLHRRLALEMALRKNPQLRHETIPLILYINTRLERSQQIFCDLNRWGVRLSSTLTLLYDHREIGK; translated from the coding sequence ATGACAGGGTTTGAGTACGTTTTACCTGTGATTCGCGGTATTCAGGCAGAACAGGAATATTATGTATCGATGTGTCCTTTGGGTATTCTTCCTAAGTTGTTTCCCTTACCCATTCAAAATATTGACCCCGAAAAACGAACCCAACGACAGATAAATAAGGGTCGTCTTCCGAAAATGACTAATTATATTGTAGATAATCCTCAAGATTATGTTTTTAGTGCCATTACCGCTACTATTGATGCTGATACTACCTTTAAACCTTTGGGTGAGGTGGCCGAAGAACGTAAGTTAGGACGGTTGCGTATTCCTATGGACGGGAATTTAATGATTCATGACGGTTTACATCGACGTTTAGCTTTAGAAATGGCACTCAGAAAAAATCCTCAATTACGTCATGAAACTATTCCTCTGATTTTATATATTAATACCCGATTAGAGCGATCGCAACAGATTTTTTGTGACCTCAATCGTTGGGGGGTTCGTCTTTCTTCTACCTTAACCCTTCTTTATGATCATCGAGAAATTGGCAAATAG
- a CDS encoding Rpn family recombination-promoting nuclease/putative transposase, which translates to MYDNVCKFLAESFSEDFARWLLGKPLTLTNLSPSELSLEPIRADALILLESSEIVLHLEFQTGTDPNMAFRMLDYRVRVYRRFPHKQMRQIVIYLKPSASELVQQQTFIIPGTRHEFEVIRLWEIPTQQLLTSSGLWPLAVLSQTENRVKVLEDIGKKIETLDNRRQKSNVAASTAILAGLLLEEQVIKQILREEIMRESVIYQQIEAEGIRKGKAQGRQEEGVSLIIRLLKRRIGEVSSVLESQIRSLSIEQLEELGEALLDFKSQEDLMNWLTNK; encoded by the coding sequence ATGTACGATAACGTCTGTAAATTTCTCGCAGAAAGCTTTAGTGAAGATTTTGCCCGTTGGTTATTAGGAAAACCTCTGACTTTAACCAATTTAAGTCCTTCAGAATTATCCTTAGAACCCATTCGGGCCGATGCACTAATTTTGTTAGAATCATCTGAGATAGTCCTACATTTAGAATTTCAGACGGGAACTGACCCTAACATGGCCTTTCGGATGCTAGATTATCGGGTGAGGGTTTATCGTCGTTTTCCTCATAAACAGATGCGTCAAATTGTGATTTACTTGAAACCTAGCGCGTCTGAATTAGTTCAACAACAAACATTTATAATTCCAGGAACTCGTCATGAATTTGAGGTAATTAGATTATGGGAAATTCCCACCCAACAACTGTTAACATCATCAGGACTATGGCCTTTAGCAGTATTAAGTCAAACGGAAAATCGAGTCAAGGTATTAGAAGATATAGGCAAAAAAATAGAAACTCTAGATAACAGAAGACAAAAAAGTAATGTAGCAGCATCCACCGCGATTTTAGCGGGTTTATTATTAGAAGAACAGGTAATCAAACAAATTTTGAGGGAAGAAATCATGAGAGAATCAGTGATTTATCAACAAATTGAAGCAGAAGGTATTCGTAAGGGTAAAGCGCAAGGAAGACAAGAAGAAGGAGTTTCCTTAATTATACGTCTTCTTAAACGTCGTATTGGGGAGGTTTCATCTGTATTAGAAAGCCAAATTCGTAGTTTATCCATTGAACAATTGGAAGAATTAGGAGAAGCTTTACTGGACTTTAAAAGTCAAGAAGATTTAATGAATTGGTTGACTAACAAATAA
- a CDS encoding DGQHR domain-containing protein, whose translation MEQDITHQILQQETEEKQALALLLDRHLSRQDQIIVQKTQMGTTQGYIASVSLEWLASRVRFASQLPLFQQKYDPITDNIIRDAETVEELQQRPLDWSRQSHLAQYLGVVNNHKFPPILVVISSEWVNNPNATEWGSDRRALVSVDDFTPLDGQNTLGLLNINSEFSIFALDGQHRLMGIQGLMELLKTGRLEVYNKYKKPTGNTITTQDLIEEYNLNSPDLQKLSQEKIGIEIIPAVVIGETYEEARRRVRSIFVHVNRMAISLSKGQLVLLNEDDGFAIISRRLAITHPLLKDSDENDGNPRVNWDSATISSKATVLTTLQALQDMAEGYLGDKFIHWKNKDKKNLIALRPDDEELEEGLDALQEVFDYLAELPSYKRLEKGVKTFELRRFSHEQGGGEANMLFRPVGQIALMQGLGFLVFRRELDLKIIFKKLNQFDANGGFSGIENSNSLWYGILYDPMKKRIQVSGRKLATRLLIYILGGVDNELEIAEIRKALAEARTIKDAATNEEKTIDFHGKFVKPRQVGLPDML comes from the coding sequence ATGGAGCAGGATATCACTCATCAAATATTACAGCAAGAAACAGAAGAAAAACAGGCCCTTGCTTTACTTTTAGACCGTCATCTGTCCCGTCAAGATCAAATTATCGTACAAAAAACCCAGATGGGAACAACCCAAGGATATATTGCTTCCGTTTCCTTGGAATGGTTGGCCAGTCGTGTTCGTTTTGCCTCCCAATTACCTCTATTTCAGCAAAAATATGACCCAATTACTGATAATATTATCCGTGATGCTGAAACCGTTGAAGAATTACAACAACGTCCTTTAGACTGGTCGCGTCAGTCCCATTTGGCCCAATATTTAGGGGTGGTTAATAATCATAAATTTCCCCCTATTCTAGTGGTAATTAGTAGTGAATGGGTCAATAATCCTAATGCAACAGAATGGGGCAGTGATCGCCGTGCCTTAGTCAGTGTAGACGATTTTACCCCCTTAGATGGACAAAACACATTAGGACTACTAAATATTAACTCAGAATTCTCAATTTTTGCTCTAGATGGACAACATCGATTGATGGGAATACAAGGGTTAATGGAATTATTAAAAACAGGACGTTTAGAGGTTTATAATAAATATAAAAAGCCTACAGGAAACACTATTACAACACAAGATCTCATCGAAGAATATAATCTAAATTCCCCTGATTTGCAAAAGTTATCCCAAGAAAAGATCGGAATTGAAATTATTCCCGCAGTAGTCATTGGAGAAACGTATGAAGAAGCAAGAAGACGAGTCAGATCTATTTTTGTTCATGTCAACCGCATGGCCATTTCTTTAAGTAAAGGTCAGTTAGTTTTATTAAATGAAGATGATGGGTTTGCTATTATTTCTCGACGACTTGCTATTACTCATCCATTGTTAAAAGATAGTGATGAAAATGATGGGAACCCAAGAGTTAATTGGGATAGTGCTACTATTTCTAGTAAAGCAACGGTTCTAACTACTTTACAAGCATTACAAGATATGGCAGAAGGTTATTTAGGAGATAAATTTATTCACTGGAAAAATAAAGATAAAAAGAATTTAATTGCTTTACGTCCTGATGATGAAGAATTAGAAGAAGGGTTAGACGCTTTACAAGAAGTTTTTGATTATTTAGCAGAGTTACCCAGTTATAAACGATTAGAAAAAGGAGTAAAAACCTTTGAATTAAGACGATTTAGTCATGAACAAGGGGGAGGAGAAGCTAATATGTTATTTCGTCCCGTCGGACAAATTGCTTTAATGCAAGGGTTAGGATTTTTAGTATTTCGCAGAGAATTAGATTTAAAAATAATCTTTAAAAAGTTAAATCAATTTGATGCTAATGGGGGTTTTAGTGGTATAGAAAATTCTAACTCTCTTTGGTATGGTATCCTGTATGACCCCATGAAAAAACGGATACAAGTTTCAGGAAGAAAATTAGCAACTCGTTTATTAATTTATATTTTAGGAGGGGTTGATAATGAATTAGAAATAGCTGAAATTCGTAAAGCATTAGCAGAAGCAAGAACTATTAAAGATGCAGCTACAAATGAAGAAAAAACTATCGACTTTCATGGTAAATTTGTTAAACCTAGACAAGTGGGATTACCTGATATGTTATAA
- a CDS encoding peroxiredoxin, with translation MTLQLGDIVPDFTQESSQGTISFHEWSGDSWVVLFSHPADYTPVCTTELGAVASLKSEFDKRGVKVLALSVDSAESHKGWISDINETQNTTVNYPILADGDRKVSDLYGMIHPNSLNNLTVRSVFVIDPNKKLRLTITYPASTGRNFDEILRVIDSLQLTDNYQVATPVNWKDGDDCVVVPSIPTEEAKKKFPKGVKEVKPYLRMTPQPNK, from the coding sequence ATGACTCTTCAATTAGGTGATATCGTCCCTGATTTTACCCAAGAATCTAGTCAAGGAACCATTTCATTTCATGAATGGTCTGGAGATAGCTGGGTTGTCTTATTTTCTCACCCTGCTGATTATACTCCCGTTTGCACCACCGAATTAGGGGCCGTTGCTAGTCTCAAGTCAGAATTTGACAAACGGGGCGTAAAAGTTTTAGCCTTAAGTGTAGATAGTGCGGAGTCTCACAAAGGTTGGATTAGCGATATTAACGAAACCCAAAATACCACCGTTAATTATCCTATTTTAGCTGATGGCGATCGCAAAGTATCAGATTTATATGGGATGATTCATCCTAATTCTCTGAATAATCTAACAGTCCGTTCTGTCTTTGTTATTGATCCTAACAAAAAACTGCGTCTAACTATTACCTATCCTGCTAGTACAGGACGTAATTTTGATGAAATTTTGCGGGTTATTGACTCTTTACAATTAACCGATAATTATCAAGTTGCGACTCCTGTTAATTGGAAAGATGGAGATGATTGCGTTGTTGTTCCTTCTATTCCTACAGAAGAAGCGAAGAAAAAATTCCCTAAAGGTGTTAAAGAAGTTAAACCCTATTTACGGATGACTCCTCAACCCAATAAGTAA
- a CDS encoding ABC transporter permease — protein MTDSNPISGTPKSLPSRLYLNGWTILVIIIAILIAFPILFVVSSIFTDAGKVWQHLASTVLVDYICNSLWLMLGVGLGVVIIGVGTAWLVTMCRFWGSRWFDWLLLLPLSAPAYLLAYTYTNMLDYYGPVQGLLRQLFGWNSIQDYWFPDIRSLWGAIAMLTLVLYPYVYLLARMAFLEQSLCTLEASRSLGCSPWRSFYQVALPLARPAIVAGSALALMETLNDFGTVQYFGVNTFTTGIYTTWFGLGERVAAAQLAAFLMLFILVLIGLELWSRRQAKYYQTSSSLLHLPRYQLTSWRGILAWLCCFFPFFGGFLAPAIYLFHLLISNASEAFANNFWQLASNSLILAIISAIAGLLLSLIMAYGQRLQPDFMMGLGVRFAAIGYAIPGSVIAVGVLIPLGQLDNIINHGMENLFNIKTGLLISGTVIALIYAYLVRFLSVAFGAIDSSLNKIKPNLDDAARSLGYTPTKTLIKIHTPLMSGGMLTAIMLVFVDVMKELPATLVIRPFNFDTLAIRVYQYASDERLIEAAAPALAIVFVGMVPVIFLSLQIAKSRRNYEL, from the coding sequence ATGACTGACTCTAACCCCATCTCTGGAACCCCTAAATCTCTACCTAGTCGTCTTTATTTGAATGGATGGACGATTTTAGTCATTATTATTGCTATTTTAATTGCTTTTCCGATTTTATTTGTTGTTAGTAGTATTTTTACTGATGCGGGGAAAGTATGGCAACATTTAGCCTCCACTGTCCTCGTTGATTATATCTGCAATTCGCTGTGGTTAATGTTAGGGGTAGGATTAGGAGTAGTGATCATCGGGGTAGGAACCGCTTGGTTAGTGACCATGTGTCGCTTTTGGGGGTCTCGTTGGTTTGATTGGTTATTATTGCTCCCCTTATCTGCGCCAGCCTATCTCTTAGCTTACACCTATACGAATATGTTGGATTATTATGGCCCCGTCCAAGGGTTACTGCGTCAACTATTTGGCTGGAATAGTATCCAAGACTATTGGTTTCCCGACATTCGTTCATTATGGGGAGCGATCGCCATGTTAACCTTAGTATTGTATCCTTACGTCTATCTTCTGGCCAGGATGGCATTTTTAGAACAGTCTTTATGTACCCTAGAAGCGAGTCGTTCTTTAGGGTGTAGTCCTTGGCGAAGCTTTTATCAAGTTGCCCTGCCTTTAGCCCGTCCTGCCATTGTAGCAGGTTCAGCTTTAGCTTTGATGGAAACCCTCAACGACTTTGGAACCGTGCAGTATTTTGGGGTTAATACTTTTACTACAGGAATTTATACTACTTGGTTTGGGTTAGGAGAAAGAGTGGCAGCGGCCCAACTTGCAGCTTTTTTAATGTTATTTATTTTAGTATTAATTGGTTTAGAATTATGGTCACGTCGTCAAGCAAAATATTATCAAACTAGCAGTTCTCTCCTTCATCTTCCCCGTTATCAACTAACCTCATGGCGAGGAATTTTAGCTTGGTTGTGTTGTTTTTTTCCCTTCTTTGGTGGATTTTTAGCCCCTGCTATTTATTTATTTCATTTACTTATTTCTAATGCTTCAGAAGCTTTTGCTAACAATTTTTGGCAATTAGCAAGTAATAGTTTAATCTTAGCCATTATAAGTGCGATCGCTGGTTTATTATTATCTTTAATTATGGCTTATGGACAACGATTACAGCCTGATTTTATGATGGGGTTAGGAGTAAGATTTGCTGCTATTGGTTATGCTATTCCTGGTTCAGTTATTGCGGTAGGGGTATTAATTCCATTAGGGCAATTAGATAATATAATTAATCATGGTATGGAAAACCTTTTTAATATTAAGACGGGGTTACTTATTAGTGGAACAGTTATTGCCTTAATTTATGCTTATTTAGTGCGATTTCTTTCTGTTGCTTTTGGGGCTATAGATTCAAGTTTAAATAAGATTAAACCGAACTTAGATGATGCTGCCAGAAGTTTAGGTTATACACCTACTAAAACATTAATTAAGATTCATACTCCTTTAATGTCTGGGGGAATGTTAACAGCAATTATGTTAGTGTTTGTTGATGTTATGAAAGAGTTACCTGCTACTTTAGTAATTCGTCCATTTAATTTTGATACTTTAGCTATTCGAGTCTATCAATATGCTTCTGATGAACGTTTAATAGAAGCAGCGGCCCCTGCTTTAGCTATTGTATTTGTAGGAATGGTTCCGGTTATTTTCTTGAGTCTTCAAATTGCTAAATCTAGAAGAAATTATGAATTATGA
- a CDS encoding S66 peptidase family protein, which translates to MAVNRRQFLTISLTSLASLTYLSQPVMSANSSIIKPKRLKAGAGVGLISPAGATFIKEDIEIVKEAVKSLGLIPYTAPHLLDKYGYLGGKDKDRAGDINQFFADPNIEILLPIRGGWGCARILPYLDYNLIQKNPKIIIGFSDLTALIIGIYAKTGLVTFHGPNGFSSWRTEQVDSFKQVLFLGNKVTYKNQPDGDDANRLMTVKNRITTITPGTAKGKLIGGNLAVLSGILGSPYVPDFKNYILFVEDVGENIYRIDRFLTHLKIAGILDKLSGFIFGQCTNCLPDADYASLTLEEVLEDHIKPLGIPAWSGAQIGHLENIITFPIGINVEINANQGTITLLESAVN; encoded by the coding sequence ATGGCAGTAAACCGTCGTCAATTTCTGACAATTTCCTTAACAAGTTTAGCTTCCTTAACTTATTTATCTCAACCCGTAATGTCTGCTAATTCCTCAATTATTAAACCTAAAAGATTAAAAGCAGGGGCAGGAGTTGGCTTAATTAGTCCAGCAGGTGCTACCTTTATTAAAGAAGATATAGAAATTGTCAAAGAAGCAGTAAAATCATTAGGATTAATTCCTTATACTGCCCCTCATTTATTAGATAAATATGGCTATTTAGGGGGAAAAGATAAAGATAGGGCAGGGGATATTAACCAATTTTTTGCTGACCCTAACATTGAGATACTTCTTCCCATTAGGGGTGGTTGGGGATGCGCTAGAATTTTACCCTATTTAGACTATAATTTAATTCAGAAAAATCCTAAAATTATAATAGGATTTAGTGATTTAACTGCTTTAATTATTGGTATTTATGCTAAAACAGGATTAGTGACATTTCATGGTCCTAACGGTTTTTCCTCTTGGCGTACTGAACAAGTAGACTCCTTTAAACAGGTATTATTTTTAGGCAATAAAGTTACTTATAAAAATCAACCTGATGGGGATGATGCTAACCGTTTAATGACCGTAAAAAATCGAATTACGACGATTACACCAGGAACAGCAAAAGGTAAACTAATTGGGGGAAATCTTGCTGTACTTTCTGGTATTCTGGGATCTCCCTATGTGCCTGATTTTAAGAATTATATTTTATTTGTAGAAGATGTAGGGGAAAATATATATCGTATTGATCGCTTTCTTACTCATCTTAAAATTGCCGGGATTTTAGACAAATTATCAGGGTTTATTTTTGGACAATGTACTAATTGTTTACCGGATGCAGACTACGCTTCTTTAACCTTAGAAGAAGTCCTTGAAGATCATATCAAACCGTTAGGTATTCCCGCTTGGTCTGGGGCGCAAATTGGACATTTAGAAAATATTATCACCTTCCCTATTGGTATTAATGTTGAAATAAATGCTAATCAAGGAACAATTACCTTGTTAGAATCAGCCGTTAATTAA
- a CDS encoding transporter substrate-binding domain-containing protein, producing the protein MTIIRKLFKRYYFLTVILIILLILSQNSVGVVPRSQDISQLPTSQSPTNRQDTIFFGALLDAYPISGIEGNEGFSGYCKNLMDYLQQNVYQKYEIKQATVAYEQRFQGIGKDKNTNETVPLDLECSANTITPERRKNLDDLILNINNPKYKDLNNKPYPGSFSIPFFTTGAKILLKKGTDNENLNKYYRDELFNNEEGIIAVIGPSTTTNTLVKAIYPKATIKAFPDRVKALEEVREQENIIAYITDEIILKAMIKKNENNYNPEKYALVPQNGLLSDEDYGVIIYKNGKINDLLSVINTWIQTNASAEAKKELEKYDNFLKSYWNKPISSWYKGDLWILWLILLSAMILPLIFFNLLCPWIINRFVKAIPEKFALWLYKVSQGRIILIIGYFQNKAIIEDKIIRATINELPSYNDEQRDVRKLLTQLNQGIVENSELDSQTTQKALDGLREIAYECKKPNMQGENIQRISDGLNKVLETFNTGVSRMNDFLLKMNELKETINNLQK; encoded by the coding sequence ATGACAATTATAAGAAAATTATTTAAAAGATACTATTTTTTGACAGTAATTTTAATTATACTATTAATACTATCTCAGAATTCTGTTGGAGTTGTTCCAAGGTCTCAAGATATATCACAACTTCCTACAAGTCAAAGTCCTACAAATAGACAAGATACAATCTTTTTTGGAGCCTTACTTGATGCCTATCCTATTAGTGGTATTGAGGGAAATGAAGGCTTCTCAGGTTATTGTAAAAATTTAATGGATTATTTACAACAAAATGTCTATCAAAAATATGAGATAAAACAAGCAACAGTCGCTTATGAACAACGGTTTCAAGGTATTGGAAAGGATAAAAATACAAACGAAACAGTACCTCTTGATCTTGAATGCAGTGCAAATACAATTACCCCTGAGAGGCGAAAGAATCTAGATGATCTAATTTTAAACATTAATAATCCCAAATATAAAGACTTAAATAATAAGCCATATCCTGGTTCTTTTTCAATTCCATTTTTTACAACGGGAGCCAAAATTCTACTAAAAAAAGGAACGGATAATGAAAATTTGAATAAATATTATAGAGATGAGTTATTTAACAATGAAGAAGGAATAATAGCTGTTATTGGCCCATCTACAACGACAAATACTTTAGTAAAGGCAATATATCCCAAGGCGACAATAAAAGCATTTCCTGACAGAGTCAAAGCTCTTGAGGAAGTTAGAGAACAAGAAAATATTATTGCATATATAACCGACGAAATTATTTTGAAAGCAATGATTAAAAAAAATGAAAACAATTATAATCCGGAAAAATATGCTCTTGTTCCACAAAATGGGCTTTTAAGTGATGAAGATTATGGAGTAATCATTTATAAAAATGGCAAAATTAACGATTTATTAAGCGTCATAAATACTTGGATTCAGACAAATGCTAGTGCTGAAGCAAAAAAGGAATTAGAAAAGTATGATAATTTTTTGAAAAGCTATTGGAATAAACCAATATCAAGTTGGTATAAAGGAGATTTATGGATTTTATGGCTGATTTTATTGTCAGCAATGATTCTCCCCCTAATATTTTTCAATTTACTCTGTCCATGGATTATAAATAGGTTTGTGAAAGCCATTCCTGAAAAATTTGCTTTATGGTTATATAAAGTTAGTCAAGGAAGGATTATATTAATTATTGGTTATTTCCAAAATAAAGCAATCATAGAAGATAAAATAATCAGAGCTACTATAAATGAGCTTCCATCTTATAATGACGAACAAAGAGATGTTAGAAAATTATTAACCCAACTCAACCAAGGAATAGTTGAAAATTCAGAATTAGATAGTCAAACAACACAGAAAGCATTAGATGGGTTAAGAGAAATAGCCTACGAATGTAAAAAACCAAATATGCAAGGGGAGAACATACAAAGAATATCAGATGGACTTAATAAAGTTTTGGAAACATTTAATACAGGGGTGTCACGAATGAACGATTTCTTATTAAAAATGAATGAACTTAAAGAAACTATAAATAATTTACAGAAATGA
- a CDS encoding ABA4-like family protein, whose translation MLDLNLLFNGANLLVLPFWTLMIILPNWGVTKKVMTSYLPFVPFALLYLYLFIGTFNGESAAAFANPTLPILAQLFSQESITLTGWVHFIVLDLFVGRYVYLEGQNKGIWTIHSLIFCLLAGPLGLLSHIFTTWIQGITKVENNQLDSTESSS comes from the coding sequence ATGCTTGATCTGAATCTTTTGTTTAATGGGGCTAATCTTTTAGTCTTACCTTTTTGGACTTTAATGATTATTTTACCTAATTGGGGAGTGACTAAAAAAGTCATGACTTCTTATCTCCCGTTTGTGCCTTTTGCCCTTTTATATCTCTATTTATTTATCGGCACGTTTAATGGTGAATCAGCAGCCGCTTTTGCTAATCCCACGTTACCAATTTTAGCTCAATTATTTAGCCAAGAAAGTATTACTTTAACCGGATGGGTTCATTTTATTGTCTTGGATTTATTTGTGGGTCGTTATGTTTATTTAGAAGGACAAAATAAAGGTATTTGGACAATTCATTCTTTGATTTTTTGTCTATTAGCTGGCCCCCTTGGATTATTATCTCATATTTTCACAACTTGGATACAAGGTATTACGAAAGTCGAAAATAATCAGCTAGATTCTACCGAATCTAGTAGTTAA
- a CDS encoding NfeD family protein, producing the protein MLSQPLLWLIAGAILCFMEAVFPVAFVAFIMGISAIGVAAIALVVPYFSVQVILWLSFSTLLVVGSRQFLPNKKALQSQLGDSQEGETLTEIIPGQPGRVLYEGNSWRAICADENLAIAPQKKVYIVSREGNTLIILPDFLTKSDN; encoded by the coding sequence ATGCTCAGTCAACCTTTACTTTGGTTAATAGCAGGGGCTATCCTCTGTTTCATGGAAGCAGTATTTCCGGTGGCCTTTGTGGCCTTTATAATGGGAATTAGTGCCATTGGAGTAGCAGCGATCGCGTTAGTAGTTCCTTATTTTTCTGTGCAGGTTATCCTTTGGTTAAGTTTTTCTACTTTATTAGTAGTTGGATCTCGCCAGTTTCTGCCTAATAAAAAAGCCTTACAATCTCAATTAGGGGATTCTCAAGAAGGGGAAACCTTAACCGAAATTATACCCGGACAACCAGGACGAGTGCTATATGAAGGTAATTCTTGGCGGGCTATTTGTGCGGATGAAAATCTAGCGATCGCGCCTCAAAAAAAAGTTTATATTGTGTCCCGTGAAGGGAACACTTTAATTATTTTACCAGACTTTTTAACTAAGTCTGACAATTAA
- a CDS encoding SPFH domain-containing protein — MGQFFLLVFLVLGGSALFGSVKIVNEKNEYLVERVGSYNKKLNPGLNFIIPFIDRIVYQGTIREKVIDIPPQSCITKDNVSLTADAVVYWRIMDMQKAYYKVENLQLAMVNLVLTQIRSEIGKLELDETFTARTEINEILLRELDLATDPWGVKVTRIELRDIMPSKAVQESMELQMAAERKKRAAILTSEGERDSAINSAQGQAQARVLEAEAQKKAAILKAEGERQQQILKAEATAQALDIISQKLSTDPYAPEALQFLLAQNYLEMGVTIGSSESSKVMFMDPRNIVSTLEGVRAIVGNKSNDYQNLAEELEQLERNSAE, encoded by the coding sequence ATGGGTCAATTTTTCTTATTAGTCTTCTTAGTTTTAGGGGGATCAGCCCTTTTTGGTTCCGTGAAAATTGTCAATGAAAAAAATGAGTATTTAGTAGAAAGAGTAGGGAGTTATAACAAAAAACTAAATCCTGGACTTAATTTTATCATTCCTTTTATTGATAGGATTGTTTATCAAGGAACTATTCGAGAAAAAGTTATTGATATTCCGCCACAATCTTGTATTACCAAAGATAATGTTTCTTTGACAGCAGATGCAGTAGTTTATTGGCGAATCATGGATATGCAAAAAGCCTACTACAAAGTCGAAAATTTGCAATTAGCTATGGTCAATTTAGTATTAACTCAAATTCGTTCAGAAATAGGTAAACTCGAACTTGATGAAACCTTTACCGCGAGAACTGAAATTAACGAAATTTTGTTAAGGGAATTAGATCTTGCCACTGATCCTTGGGGAGTGAAAGTAACTAGAATAGAATTAAGGGATATTATGCCATCAAAAGCGGTACAAGAATCAATGGAATTACAGATGGCTGCTGAACGCAAAAAAAGGGCTGCTATTCTAACATCTGAAGGGGAAAGAGATTCAGCTATTAATTCTGCTCAAGGACAAGCGCAAGCGAGGGTTTTAGAAGCAGAAGCACAGAAAAAAGCAGCTATTCTTAAAGCAGAAGGAGAACGTCAACAACAAATTCTCAAAGCAGAAGCAACTGCCCAAGCATTAGATATTATCTCACAAAAATTAAGTACCGATCCCTATGCACCTGAAGCCTTACAATTTCTCTTAGCCCAAAATTATTTAGAAATGGGTGTGACTATTGGCAGTAGTGAAAGTAGTAAAGTTATGTTTATGGACCCGCGTAATATTGTTTCTACTTTAGAAGGTGTACGTGCAATTGTAGGAAATAAATCTAATGACTATCAAAATTTAGCCGAAGAATTAGAACAACTTGAGCGTAATTCTGCTGAATAA